Proteins found in one Serinicoccus marinus DSM 15273 genomic segment:
- a CDS encoding SRPBCC family protein, giving the protein MRPLTDEVTLHMDAPPEQVWALVSDVARIGEFSPETVAGRWTGGSTGPEVGATFAGKVVRNGVGPTYWSACRVTRCQPERLFEFSVGTTKVVVNNWGYRLQPSGEGTEVTEYFRLEPILPLRLYWAVLGRARGRTNVRGMRTTLERMKAVVEA; this is encoded by the coding sequence ATGCGACCCCTGACCGACGAGGTCACTCTGCACATGGACGCCCCGCCCGAGCAGGTGTGGGCGCTGGTCAGCGATGTCGCCCGGATCGGGGAGTTCAGCCCGGAGACGGTGGCGGGGCGGTGGACCGGCGGCTCGACCGGCCCGGAGGTGGGCGCGACCTTCGCCGGGAAGGTGGTGCGCAACGGCGTGGGGCCGACCTACTGGTCCGCCTGCCGGGTGACCCGGTGCCAGCCGGAACGGCTCTTCGAGTTCTCGGTCGGCACCACGAAGGTCGTCGTCAACAACTGGGGCTACCGGCTGCAGCCGTCGGGGGAGGGCACCGAGGTCACGGAGTACTTCCGGCTCGAGCCGATCCTGCCGCTGCGGCTCTACTGGGCCGTGCTTGGCCGTGCCCGCGGCCGCACCAACGTCCGCGGCATGCGCACCACCCTGGAGCGGATGAAGGCAGTCGTCGAGGCCTGA
- a CDS encoding EamA family transporter, whose product MSPCAGDCGYVGDPAPAPAAVRPPASRTSPRDVLLMLTAAGSTQVGAAWGSHAFSAIGPAGVVAVRQLVASAVLLPLTRPQVRRLTRAQWLRVVWLAAMFAGMNLGLYAAVERIGLGLAVTLEFLGPLAVALLGSRSARDLALAVAAGIGVYVLVLPGPSSDYLGVAFGLAAAACWGGYILANRAVGAALPGVQGTALATAVSATAYLPVLVWLSLTDRFTTAAFGYAVVAGVLSTVVPYTLDLLVLRRVPAGVFGIAMSAHPVLAALVGVVLLGQLLALHEWVGMAVIVVANAVTMAGRGARPDPRPRPAARR is encoded by the coding sequence ATGAGTCCGTGCGCCGGAGACTGCGGGTATGTCGGTGACCCAGCCCCCGCTCCCGCCGCCGTTCGCCCGCCCGCGTCGCGCACCAGCCCGCGCGACGTGCTGCTCATGCTCACCGCCGCGGGCAGCACGCAGGTCGGTGCCGCCTGGGGCAGCCACGCGTTCTCGGCGATCGGTCCCGCCGGGGTGGTCGCGGTGCGCCAGCTCGTGGCCTCCGCGGTGCTGCTGCCGCTCACCCGACCGCAGGTCCGGCGGCTGACGCGGGCCCAGTGGCTGCGCGTCGTCTGGCTGGCGGCGATGTTCGCCGGGATGAACCTCGGGCTCTACGCCGCGGTCGAGCGGATCGGCCTCGGTCTCGCGGTGACCCTGGAGTTCCTCGGCCCGCTGGCGGTGGCGCTGCTCGGCTCCCGGTCGGCACGGGACCTCGCGCTCGCGGTCGCGGCCGGGATCGGGGTCTACGTCCTCGTGCTGCCCGGCCCGAGCAGCGACTACCTCGGCGTCGCCTTCGGTCTGGCTGCCGCGGCCTGCTGGGGCGGCTACATCCTCGCCAACCGCGCGGTCGGCGCGGCGCTGCCGGGGGTGCAGGGGACCGCGCTCGCGACCGCGGTCTCGGCGACGGCATACCTCCCGGTCCTGGTCTGGCTCAGCCTCACCGACCGCTTCACCACCGCGGCCTTCGGGTATGCCGTCGTCGCCGGCGTCCTGTCGACGGTCGTGCCCTACACCCTCGACCTGCTGGTGCTGAGGCGGGTGCCGGCCGGGGTCTTCGGCATCGCGATGAGCGCCCACCCGGTGCTCGCCGCGCTCGTCGGGGTCGTCCTGCTGGGCCAGCTGCTCGCGCTGCACGAGTGGGTCGGCATGGCGGTCATCGTCGTCGCCAACGCGGTGACCATGGCTGGTCGGGGGGCGCGGCCCGACCCGAGACCCCGTCCGGCTGCCCGTCGCTGA
- a CDS encoding helix-turn-helix domain-containing protein, whose translation MPPTDLSLRDLRSFLAVVDEGTFTDAAIALRTTQASVSRHVGALEQALGVRLLQRGGRVS comes from the coding sequence ATGCCTCCGACCGACCTGTCGTTGCGCGACCTGCGCTCGTTCCTCGCCGTCGTCGACGAGGGCACCTTCACCGACGCCGCGATCGCGCTGCGGACGACGCAGGCGTCGGTCTCGCGCCACGTGGGGGCGCTCGAGCAGGCGCTCGGCGTGCGGCTGCTGCAGCGTGGCGGTCGGGTGTCGTGA
- a CDS encoding LysR substrate-binding domain-containing protein, producing MTLTVAGRRVVAYARRLQDEAAGLVRAAQDEGGEVRVGFAWAALGMHTATVQREWARRHPGSELTFVNSTTRFAGLTEGIAEVAVVRRDPGVSQLASAVLGHEERMAALPVEHELARRRSLRMADYAGQTVALDVATGTTTPDLWTPQQAPGSYREVRGTDEWLTAIAAGRAIGLTSQATAAQYSRTGVVFRRVRDAPTVAVHLIWWRQDPPAWLDELVAVIRETYARTA from the coding sequence GTGACCCTCACCGTCGCCGGGCGGCGCGTCGTGGCGTACGCCCGCCGGTTGCAGGACGAGGCCGCCGGGTTGGTGCGGGCGGCCCAGGACGAGGGTGGCGAGGTCCGGGTCGGGTTCGCCTGGGCCGCGCTCGGCATGCACACCGCGACCGTGCAGCGGGAGTGGGCCCGGCGGCACCCGGGCTCGGAGCTGACCTTCGTCAACAGCACGACCCGCTTCGCCGGGCTCACCGAGGGGATCGCCGAGGTCGCCGTGGTGCGCCGCGACCCCGGCGTCTCGCAGCTGGCGAGCGCGGTGCTCGGTCACGAGGAACGGATGGCGGCGCTGCCCGTCGAGCACGAGCTCGCGCGCCGCCGCAGCCTGCGGATGGCCGACTACGCGGGTCAGACCGTGGCCCTCGACGTCGCCACCGGCACGACGACCCCCGACCTCTGGACCCCGCAGCAGGCTCCCGGGTCCTACCGCGAGGTCCGGGGCACCGACGAGTGGCTCACCGCGATCGCTGCGGGCCGGGCGATCGGGCTGACCTCACAGGCGACGGCGGCGCAGTACTCCCGCACCGGGGTGGTCTTCCGCCGGGTCCGGGACGCGCCGACCGTGGCGGTCCACCTCATCTGGTGGCGGCAGGACCCGCCGGCCTGGCTCGACGAGCTGGTGGCCGTGATCCGCGAGACCTACGCGCGGACCGCCTGA
- a CDS encoding antitoxin, translating to MPRKTAALGAALDAARRFARKNPDKTQSYLDKAADFADRQTKGKYSSQIRSASDKASQAALGRDGRDPASDPQDRPVDDGRDTGSTSRTPPPPPPSA from the coding sequence ATGCCCCGCAAGACCGCCGCGCTCGGCGCCGCCCTGGATGCGGCCCGCCGCTTCGCGCGCAAGAACCCGGACAAGACGCAGTCCTACCTGGACAAGGCCGCCGACTTCGCCGACCGGCAGACCAAGGGGAAGTACTCCTCGCAGATCCGCTCGGCCAGCGACAAGGCGAGCCAGGCGGCGCTTGGGAGGGACGGTCGCGACCCGGCGAGCGACCCGCAGGACCGCCCGGTCGACGACGGGCGGGACACCGGCTCGACCAGCCGCACGCCGCCGCCCCCGCCGCCGTCCGCCTGA
- a CDS encoding LysR family transcriptional regulator — protein MIDRRLQVLRMVAQRGTVTGAAEALSYTPSAVSQQLRTLGRELGVDLLVHDGRGVRLSPAAQVLLDRTDELVSRWEEIRAEVARVAETGGGVLRLAGFSTAASALLPEVAARVHAELGAEVQIVEADPEECFELLLTGRADVAVVVALSTLPPSTDSRFEQRPLVEDPIDLLVRAGDPLASRESVPLRDLAGERWIMDRPGRPYHELLQTACTGAGFTPTVAHYAAEWDTGAALVGAGLGIALVPRLAQIPTAYPVVRVPLHGDPAPARYLRTGIRRGSADHPGIATALGALREAAAAR, from the coding sequence ATGATCGACCGGCGCCTGCAGGTGCTGCGGATGGTGGCCCAGCGCGGCACCGTGACGGGTGCCGCCGAGGCCCTGAGCTACACCCCCTCGGCGGTCTCCCAGCAGCTGCGGACCCTGGGCCGGGAGCTGGGGGTCGACCTGCTGGTGCACGACGGGCGCGGCGTGCGGCTCAGCCCCGCGGCGCAGGTGCTCCTGGACCGCACCGACGAGCTGGTGTCCCGGTGGGAGGAGATCCGCGCCGAGGTCGCCCGGGTGGCCGAGACCGGCGGCGGGGTGCTGCGCCTGGCCGGCTTCTCGACCGCCGCCTCGGCGCTCCTGCCCGAGGTGGCGGCGCGCGTCCACGCCGAGCTCGGCGCCGAGGTCCAGATCGTCGAGGCCGACCCCGAGGAGTGCTTCGAGCTGCTCCTCACCGGGCGGGCCGACGTCGCCGTCGTCGTGGCGCTCTCGACCCTCCCGCCCAGCACGGACAGCCGCTTCGAGCAGCGCCCGCTGGTGGAGGACCCGATCGACCTCCTGGTGCGTGCGGGCGATCCGCTGGCGAGCCGGGAGTCGGTGCCCCTGCGGGATCTCGCGGGGGAGCGCTGGATCATGGACCGGCCGGGGCGGCCCTACCACGAGCTGCTCCAGACCGCCTGCACCGGCGCCGGCTTCACCCCGACGGTCGCGCACTACGCCGCGGAGTGGGACACCGGCGCGGCGCTCGTGGGGGCAGGCCTGGGCATCGCGCTCGTGCCGCGCCTGGCCCAGATCCCCACCGCCTACCCGGTGGTCAGGGTGCCACTGCACGGTGATCCGGCTCCGGCGCGCTACCTGCGGACCGGCATCCGTCGTGGCAGCGCCGACCACCCGGGCATCGCGACCGCGCTCGGGGCGCTCCGGGAGGCGGCCGCCGCCCGCTGA
- a CDS encoding NADH:flavin oxidoreductase — MRTLDPLLDPFTIKGLRLRNRVVSTSHEPAYAEGGLPRERYLAYHVEKARGGVGLTMIGGSAVIARDSPPAFGNLELHRDEIVPWMRRLTDAVHEEGAAVMCQVTHLGRRTSNYTGDWLPTVFPSPLREPAHRAFPKVAEAWDLDRIVEDYVSAAQRCVEGGLDGIELQSYGHLLDAFLSPATNHRDDEWGGSLEHRMAFPRRVIRAVRAALGPEPVLAIRMSMDEDRPDGLQREEALTALRAFTQDGVDLLSVIKGTIESDATLARVIPSMGTPSAPFLDFAGEIRREVDIPVMHASRISDAATARHAIRDGLLDLVGMTRPQMADPYLVAKIAAGEEDRVRPCVGANYCLDAIYASGDAKCLHNPAAGRELTLSHVVPPAPVRRKVVVVGAGPAGLEAGRVLGERGHDVVVLEADDLPGGQVKLASRPGRRRDLVGVVDWRVSELKHTGVDLRLGVFAEVETVLAEEPDVVIVATGGMPNHDFLLEGTGLVRDTWDVMSGEVREGGSVVVYDDNGAEPGVDAAELLAGRGARVEFVTPERMIAPLVGGMNSPAYLRAFDEHDVVVTLATRLVGVTRHPEGGLVARLRHDYSGAEVERRVDQVVVEHGTLPLDDLYHQLVPLSVNAGAVDHDALLAVQPQLVGVGGGLPHPAGSGFQLFRIGDAVASRNIHAAIYDALRLCLAI; from the coding sequence ATGCGCACCCTCGACCCGCTCCTGGACCCCTTCACGATCAAGGGGCTCCGGCTGCGGAACCGGGTCGTGAGCACCAGCCACGAGCCGGCCTACGCCGAGGGTGGGCTGCCGCGCGAGCGCTACCTCGCCTACCACGTGGAGAAGGCCCGAGGCGGTGTCGGTCTCACCATGATCGGTGGCTCGGCGGTCATCGCCCGCGACAGCCCGCCCGCCTTCGGCAACCTCGAGCTGCACCGCGACGAGATCGTGCCCTGGATGCGCCGCCTCACCGACGCCGTGCACGAGGAGGGTGCCGCCGTCATGTGCCAGGTGACCCACCTGGGGCGGCGGACCAGCAACTACACCGGCGACTGGCTGCCGACGGTCTTCCCCTCGCCGCTGCGCGAGCCGGCGCACCGGGCCTTCCCCAAGGTCGCCGAGGCGTGGGACCTCGACCGCATCGTCGAGGACTACGTCAGCGCCGCCCAGCGCTGCGTCGAGGGCGGGCTCGACGGCATCGAGCTGCAGAGCTACGGCCACCTGCTGGACGCCTTCCTCTCCCCCGCGACGAACCACCGGGACGACGAGTGGGGCGGCTCCCTCGAGCACCGGATGGCCTTCCCCCGGCGAGTCATCCGTGCCGTGCGTGCCGCGCTGGGGCCGGAGCCGGTCCTCGCGATCCGCATGTCGATGGACGAGGACCGGCCCGACGGCCTGCAGCGCGAGGAGGCGCTCACCGCGCTGCGCGCGTTCACGCAGGACGGCGTGGACCTGCTCAGCGTGATCAAGGGCACCATCGAGAGCGACGCGACGCTCGCCCGGGTCATCCCCTCGATGGGCACCCCGTCCGCGCCCTTCCTCGACTTCGCCGGGGAGATCCGCCGTGAGGTCGACATCCCCGTCATGCACGCCTCGCGGATCTCCGACGCGGCGACCGCCCGGCACGCGATCCGCGACGGGCTGCTCGACCTGGTGGGGATGACGCGCCCGCAGATGGCCGATCCCTACCTCGTCGCCAAGATCGCCGCCGGCGAGGAGGACCGGGTGCGGCCCTGCGTCGGCGCCAACTACTGCCTGGACGCGATCTACGCCTCGGGCGACGCCAAGTGCCTGCACAACCCGGCGGCCGGGCGCGAGCTCACGCTCAGCCACGTCGTCCCGCCCGCACCGGTGCGCCGCAAGGTGGTCGTCGTCGGCGCCGGTCCCGCCGGGCTCGAGGCCGGCAGGGTGCTCGGCGAGCGCGGTCACGACGTCGTCGTCCTGGAGGCCGACGACCTCCCGGGGGGCCAGGTCAAGCTGGCCTCGCGCCCGGGCCGCCGGCGCGACCTCGTCGGGGTCGTCGACTGGCGGGTCAGTGAGCTCAAGCACACCGGTGTCGACCTGCGCCTCGGCGTCTTCGCGGAGGTCGAGACGGTGCTCGCCGAGGAGCCGGACGTCGTCATCGTGGCCACCGGGGGTATGCCGAACCACGACTTCCTGCTCGAGGGCACCGGGCTGGTGCGTGACACCTGGGACGTGATGTCCGGCGAGGTGCGGGAGGGTGGCAGCGTGGTCGTCTACGACGACAACGGCGCCGAGCCGGGCGTCGACGCCGCCGAGCTGCTGGCGGGCCGCGGGGCCCGGGTGGAGTTCGTCACGCCCGAACGGATGATCGCGCCCCTCGTCGGGGGGATGAACTCACCTGCCTACCTGCGGGCCTTCGACGAGCACGACGTCGTGGTCACCCTCGCGACCCGTCTGGTCGGCGTCACGCGCCACCCCGAGGGCGGGCTCGTCGCCCGGTTGCGCCACGACTACTCCGGTGCCGAGGTGGAGCGCCGGGTCGACCAGGTCGTGGTGGAGCACGGCACCCTCCCGCTCGACGACCTCTACCACCAGCTCGTGCCGCTGTCGGTCAACGCCGGCGCGGTCGACCACGACGCGCTGCTCGCCGTGCAGCCGCAGCTCGTGGGGGTGGGCGGCGGCCTGCCCCACCCTGCCGGCTCGGGCTTCCAGCTCTTCCGGATCGGCGACGCCGTCGCCAGCCGCAACATCCACGCCGCGATCTACGACGCGCTCCGCCTCTGCCTGGCCATCTGA